One genomic window of Brienomyrus brachyistius isolate T26 chromosome 16, BBRACH_0.4, whole genome shotgun sequence includes the following:
- the cdk5r2a gene encoding cyclin-dependent kinase 5 activator 2a gives MGTVLSISPTSRKGGTVEEKADSAHPANSKEKNLKRPSVLISALTWKRLVAASAKKKNAKKVNPNLSASQPGGNSVEKLNNENTKKSQQSGSDRKGSQKPGLLAVPVPTVPNQNPPPGQAQNVSQNPKQLKSVQKQSSDRPLVSPRRVIVQASTGELLRCLSQFMCRRCFKLKELSPNEIILWFRNVDRSLLIQGWQDEGFINPVNVVFVYLLCREAISDDIDTEFELQAAFLTCLYLAYSYMGSEISYPLKPFLVEANKEVFWERSLRMIDKMSPKMLQINSDPHFFTEVFQDLKNEAESRDTNGRCTNNLDR, from the coding sequence ATGGGCACGGTGCTCTCCATATCGCCGACATCGCGGAAAGGGGGCACCGTGGAAGAGAAAGCCGACAGCGCCCACCCGGCAAACAGCAAGGAGAAGAACCTGAAGCGGCCTTCGGTGCTCATATCGGCTCTGACATGGAAGCGTCTCGTCGCCGCATCGGCTAAGAAGAAGAACGCTAAGAAAGTGAACCCGAACCTGTCGGCGTCGCAGCCCGGGGGAAACTCAGTGGAAAAGCTCAATAATGAGAATACCAAGAAGTCGCAGCAATCCGGTTCGGATCGGAAGGGATCACAGAAGCCTGGGCTGCTTGCAGTACCCGTACCGACAGTCCCTAACCAGAACCCCCCGCCCGGCCAAGCCCAGAATGTGTCACAGAACCCCAAACAGCTCAAGTCGGTCCAAAAGCAGTCCAGCGACCGGCCTCTGGTGTCTCCGAGACGCGTGATCGTCCAGGCATCCACCGGAGAGCTGCTGCGCTGCTTGAGCCAGTTCATGTGCCGGAGGTGCTTTAAGCTCAAGGAGCTCAGTCCCAATGAGATCATCCTCTGGTTCAGGAACGTGGACAGGTCGCTGTTGATCCAAGGCTGGCAAGATGAGGGATTCATTAATCCCGTAAACGTAGTTTTTGTTTACTTGCTCTGTAGAGAAGCGATCAGCGACGACATCGACACCGAGTTTGAACTTCAAGCTGCCTTTCTGACCTGCCTCTACCTGGCTTATTCCTACATGGGAAGTGAAATTTCGTACCCCCTCAAGCCCTTCCTTGTGGAGGCCAATAAGGAAGTCTTTTGGGAGCGATCGCTGCGGATGATTGATAAGATGAGCCCCAAAATGCTGCAGATCAACTCGGATCCTCATTTCTTCACGGAGGTTTTCCAGGACC